A window of the Fibrobacter sp. UWH6 genome harbors these coding sequences:
- the rpsA gene encoding 30S ribosomal protein S1, with the protein MANTIKFGSQADLDEILAAQASCTADFRKANADIYAGMDCLEQGKLVTGKISQVNDQEVLIDVNYKSEGVIERGEFKDSDSLEIGSEIEVFVEKLEDEDGRLILSKQKADFVRVWDRIHAAFENNEVVKGTLTKRIKGGVVVDLFGIDAFLPGSQIDLRQIPDINALIGQDFDLKVIKVNKARRNIVVSRRVVLEEERNKQRGDVLETLEKNQVRKGIVKNITDFGAFIDLGGVDGLLHITDMSYKRINHPTEMVQLGQEVEVMVLDFNDKKERISLGMKQLKPHPWKDIAERYPEGAIVKGKVVSITDYGAFIELDSGVEGLIHVSEMSWTQHVKHPSKILTVGQEVEAVVLKVEEDAERISLGMKQLESDPWDTIETELPPGARVVGEIRNIASFGAFVEIKEGVDGLIHVSDMSWTKKITHPNEMVKKGDKVECVVLAVDKEKRRISLSMKHLTEDPWDSIDASYPVNAEVNGKIVRMLDRGVVVELGEGIEGFIPVSKLTAEYIKVPADAFKVGDEVPAVVTEIDQNNRKIYLSVVDYFKSRESAELKAWMDSHKPGENGTTIGDAAPKAKKSAKKEA; encoded by the coding sequence ATGGCAAACACAATCAAATTCGGTTCTCAGGCTGACCTCGACGAAATCCTTGCTGCACAGGCTTCTTGCACTGCTGACTTCCGCAAGGCTAACGCTGACATCTACGCTGGTATGGACTGCCTCGAACAGGGCAAGCTCGTTACCGGTAAGATCTCTCAGGTCAACGATCAGGAAGTTCTCATCGACGTGAACTACAAGTCCGAAGGCGTTATCGAACGCGGTGAATTCAAGGACTCTGACTCCCTGGAAATCGGTTCTGAAATTGAAGTTTTCGTTGAAAAGCTTGAAGATGAAGACGGCCGTCTCATCCTCTCCAAGCAGAAGGCTGACTTCGTTCGCGTATGGGATCGCATCCATGCTGCATTCGAAAACAACGAAGTGGTCAAGGGTACCCTCACCAAGCGCATCAAGGGCGGCGTTGTTGTCGACCTGTTCGGTATCGATGCATTCCTCCCGGGTTCCCAGATCGATCTCCGCCAGATTCCGGACATCAATGCCCTCATCGGTCAGGACTTCGACCTCAAGGTTATCAAGGTTAACAAGGCTCGTCGTAACATCGTCGTTTCCCGCCGTGTTGTTCTCGAAGAAGAACGCAACAAGCAGCGTGGCGACGTTCTCGAAACCCTCGAAAAGAACCAGGTTCGCAAGGGTATCGTCAAGAACATCACCGACTTCGGTGCATTCATTGACCTCGGCGGCGTAGATGGCCTCCTCCACATCACCGACATGAGCTACAAGCGCATCAACCACCCCACCGAAATGGTCCAGCTCGGCCAGGAAGTGGAAGTCATGGTGCTCGACTTCAACGACAAGAAGGAACGTATCTCTCTCGGCATGAAGCAGCTTAAGCCGCATCCCTGGAAGGATATCGCTGAACGTTACCCCGAAGGCGCTATCGTTAAGGGTAAGGTTGTTTCCATCACCGATTACGGTGCATTCATTGAACTGGATTCCGGCGTTGAAGGCCTCATCCACGTTTCTGAAATGTCCTGGACTCAGCACGTCAAGCACCCGTCCAAGATTCTCACCGTCGGTCAGGAAGTCGAAGCTGTCGTTCTCAAGGTTGAAGAAGATGCAGAACGTATCTCTCTCGGCATGAAGCAGCTGGAATCCGATCCGTGGGATACCATCGAAACCGAACTTCCCCCGGGCGCACGCGTGGTTGGTGAAATCCGCAACATCGCTTCCTTCGGCGCATTCGTCGAAATCAAGGAAGGTGTTGATGGCCTCATCCACGTTTCTGACATGTCCTGGACCAAGAAGATCACCCATCCGAACGAAATGGTCAAGAAGGGTGACAAGGTCGAATGCGTCGTTCTCGCTGTCGATAAGGAAAAGCGCCGCATTTCTCTGTCCATGAAGCACCTCACCGAAGATCCGTGGGATTCCATCGATGCTTCTTATCCGGTTAACGCAGAAGTGAACGGCAAGATCGTTCGCATGCTGGACCGCGGTGTTGTTGTTGAACTGGGCGAAGGCATCGAAGGCTTCATCCCCGTTTCCAAGCTGACTGCTGAATACATCAAGGTTCCTGCCGATGCATTCAAGGTTGGTGACGAAGTTCCGGCTGTTGTTACTGAAATCGATCAGAACAACCGCAAGATTTACCTCTCTGTTGTCGACTACTTCAAGAGCCGTGAATCTGCTGAACTGAAGGCTTGGATGGACTCTCATAAGCCGGGCGAAAACGGCACCACTATCGGTGACGCTGCTCCCAAGGCTAAGAAGTCCGCTAAGAAGGAAGCTTAA
- the cmk gene encoding (d)CMP kinase: MSTSENFVIALDGGSGTGKSTTAKLIAKKLGITYLDTGAMYRAVTFAALEKGLPAEEGPAMDELLKNLKLSFDSENHILIDGVSYESDIRGMRVSSNVSIYCALPSVRRAMTDKQREIGAVSSCILDGRDIGTVVFPNAKYKFFLVTDVKVRAERRLKELLERGEKVTYEEVLENLVERDRLDSSRATAPLKKADDAIEIDTTQTSIEQQVQKILDYVGVVA, translated from the coding sequence ATGAGTACATCCGAAAACTTTGTTATTGCACTTGATGGTGGCAGCGGTACCGGTAAGAGCACCACTGCAAAGCTGATTGCCAAGAAGCTGGGCATTACCTACCTGGATACAGGGGCTATGTACCGCGCTGTGACTTTCGCCGCCCTCGAGAAGGGACTTCCTGCCGAGGAAGGTCCTGCCATGGATGAACTCCTCAAGAATCTAAAGCTTAGCTTTGACTCCGAAAACCACATCCTCATCGACGGCGTGTCTTACGAATCCGACATCCGCGGTATGCGCGTTTCTTCTAACGTGAGCATCTACTGCGCCCTGCCGTCTGTCCGCCGCGCCATGACCGACAAGCAGCGCGAGATCGGTGCCGTTTCCAGTTGCATCCTGGATGGCCGCGACATCGGTACCGTGGTTTTCCCCAATGCCAAGTACAAGTTTTTCCTCGTCACCGACGTGAAGGTTCGCGCCGAACGACGCCTCAAGGAACTCCTTGAACGCGGAGAAAAGGTGACCTATGAGGAAGTTCTGGAGAACCTGGTCGAACGTGACCGTCTGGATTCCTCTAGAGCTACGGCCCCTCTCAAGAAGGCCGACGACGCTATTGAAATTGACACTACACAAACCTCAATTGAACAACAGGTTCAAAAAATTCTCGACTACGTAGGTGTAGTGGCGTAG
- a CDS encoding ABC transporter permease, translated as MPLLLRPFAWIGEIIVTGISNIGEVVCILLNTLKQLRYIHKNPDLIAKQMISIGVSSLPLLFVTSLFTGMVATVCAKFEFHNLVADKFVGTAACKMVLIELGPLLTAIVLSGRVGSAIAAELGSMKEKEELAAYTVLGLEPYRYLALPRFVAFFTMIPCLTIISNALAIIGGWIVCVLGLDITTYTYVTGMQYLFDPMDLWSGVLKSFVFGTLIFLLGYYHGVNAKAGARGVGLATMSVVVSSCLMILIADFVLDAFLFF; from the coding sequence ATGCCTCTGCTCCTTCGTCCTTTTGCCTGGATTGGCGAAATCATCGTAACCGGTATTTCCAATATCGGTGAGGTTGTCTGCATTCTGTTGAATACGCTGAAGCAGCTCCGTTACATCCACAAGAATCCTGACCTTATTGCGAAGCAGATGATTTCCATTGGCGTATCGTCTCTTCCGTTGTTGTTTGTGACCTCTCTATTTACGGGCATGGTGGCTACGGTTTGTGCAAAGTTCGAATTCCACAATTTGGTGGCCGATAAGTTTGTCGGTACTGCGGCCTGTAAGATGGTGCTTATCGAACTGGGCCCCCTGCTTACTGCTATTGTGCTTTCTGGCCGTGTAGGTAGCGCCATTGCCGCAGAACTGGGTTCCATGAAAGAAAAGGAAGAACTGGCGGCGTACACCGTGCTCGGACTGGAACCGTACCGTTACCTGGCGTTGCCTCGCTTTGTGGCCTTCTTTACCATGATTCCCTGTCTGACCATTATTTCTAATGCCCTGGCCATTATCGGTGGTTGGATTGTTTGCGTGTTGGGTCTGGATATTACGACTTACACCTATGTGACGGGTATGCAGTACTTGTTCGATCCTATGGATCTTTGGTCTGGTGTGTTGAAGTCCTTTGTTTTTGGAACCCTCATCTTCTTGTTGGGTTACTACCATGGCGTTAATGCCAAGGCCGGCGCCCGAGGTGTGGGTCTTGCGACCATGAGCGTTGTTGTGTCCAGTTGCCTTATGATCTTGATTGCTGACTTTGTCCTGGATGCATTCCTATTCTTCTAG
- a CDS encoding nitrilase-related carbon-nitrogen hydrolase: MKFIQSFLKRFTSYVGEYGKSNLPLLLLVVGCVFMFLPSMFPDFKVLYVLGVWIWPFCFLYYCRLSEHRFSQAILYIFLAVGLCVRFYGVLGVGLEKECLVFTALQACLFWVPFAWDVRYCVKEAPFVNTLVFPTVYGTLNLVFSACDLIPLNNLSYAQYDNRAIFQVLSVVGEFGLTFLITFVGSVAVYVIMHWNRDGAKRIGLGMLLALVAMHAWGIFQMAHDESSDTVRIAQAIGPKVDQRKDGSWETLSYERYLRSFNTLAESAYRERAQMLVFSEEAFAVADSSEGDFIANASEYARKFNMPILLSLGVYDTDNSREGLFQNKVVLINNQGKILYEYNKHKPVPLVESFNLDVGREKLPAVPLEIGGKAHIVSFAICYDGNFSDFLRPLDPKVQLLFIPSWAWDGINDFHYRSLAVRAVEHGVNLVVTSYDGVSLVSDEYGREVNRRPFKDVGYDRLFISDVPTSAHETVYAKNGGFLNYVYLILSLMFIGLGARRTKDGSIEEQAGA, from the coding sequence ATGAAGTTTATCCAGAGTTTCCTGAAACGTTTTACGTCATACGTTGGAGAATACGGCAAGTCAAATCTACCGTTGCTGCTGCTGGTGGTGGGCTGCGTGTTTATGTTCTTGCCCTCGATGTTCCCGGACTTTAAGGTTTTGTATGTCCTGGGTGTCTGGATCTGGCCGTTCTGCTTTCTGTACTATTGCCGTCTGAGTGAACATCGCTTTAGCCAGGCCATTCTCTATATATTCTTGGCCGTGGGCCTGTGTGTCCGTTTTTATGGGGTTCTTGGTGTGGGGCTTGAAAAAGAGTGCCTGGTATTTACGGCTTTGCAGGCTTGTCTTTTTTGGGTTCCTTTTGCATGGGACGTTCGCTATTGTGTTAAGGAGGCTCCCTTTGTCAATACGCTGGTTTTCCCCACGGTATACGGTACCTTGAACCTTGTTTTTTCGGCTTGCGATCTTATTCCCCTGAACAACTTATCCTATGCCCAGTACGACAATAGGGCCATATTCCAGGTTTTGTCTGTTGTGGGGGAATTCGGACTTACCTTTCTTATAACTTTTGTGGGTTCCGTAGCCGTATACGTGATTATGCATTGGAACCGTGATGGTGCCAAACGTATAGGACTTGGCATGTTGCTAGCCTTGGTGGCCATGCATGCCTGGGGCATTTTCCAGATGGCTCATGATGAATCGTCTGATACGGTGCGAATTGCCCAGGCAATTGGGCCTAAAGTCGATCAACGCAAGGATGGTAGCTGGGAAACCTTGAGTTACGAACGTTATCTCCGTAGCTTTAACACGCTTGCAGAATCGGCTTACCGTGAACGTGCGCAGATGTTGGTTTTTAGCGAGGAGGCCTTTGCCGTTGCAGATTCGAGTGAGGGTGATTTTATTGCCAATGCCTCGGAGTATGCCCGTAAATTCAATATGCCCATCTTGCTGTCCCTAGGTGTCTATGATACGGATAACAGCCGAGAAGGGCTCTTCCAGAACAAGGTTGTACTGATAAATAACCAGGGAAAGATTTTATACGAGTATAACAAGCATAAACCTGTTCCCCTGGTAGAATCCTTTAATCTGGATGTGGGGCGTGAAAAGCTACCTGCGGTCCCTCTGGAAATAGGGGGGAAGGCCCATATTGTTTCTTTTGCCATTTGTTACGACGGCAATTTCTCGGATTTTCTTAGACCCCTGGATCCCAAGGTTCAGTTACTCTTTATTCCGTCATGGGCTTGGGATGGTATAAATGATTTTCATTACAGATCCTTGGCGGTTCGCGCGGTGGAACACGGTGTGAATCTGGTTGTGACTTCCTATGATGGCGTTTCGCTTGTCAGCGACGAGTACGGCCGAGAGGTCAATCGGAGACCGTTTAAGGATGTGGGATACGATAGGCTGTTTATCTCTGACGTTCCTACGTCTGCCCATGAAACAGTGTATGCCAAAAACGGCGGATTTTTGAACTACGTCTACTTGATTCTATCGTTGATGTTCATTGGGCTTGGTGCCCGACGTACTAAGGATGGAAGTATCGAGGAACAGGCTGGTGCCTAG
- a CDS encoding phosphopantothenate--cysteine ligase family flavoprotein: MDLAGKKILLGVSGGIAAYKSCELLRLLQKKGAEVRVCMTEAATQFVAPLTFASLSKCPVYLKNGAVEARPFQHIDFPRWADIYLVVPATANVIGKFAYGIADDPVSLCFMSCTCERFVAPAMNVAMYNSPAVKRNLETLRHFENTCVLESPAGFLACGEVGQGRLLEPAQIADFLEAREERRTECEKSVAQPQVSDAQKFLEESAKLDLPGACNLSPEASTRRVLITAGRTEEAIDPVRYISNRSSGKTAVALSAVFLANGFDVEVVAGPMEAEFPGGVKVTRVKSACEMHDAVLARQPHVDALVHCAAVADYRPANPANEKIKDSRSQLVIELVPNPNILRDCSAARKQGQVIVGFALETDHFKEHAAEKFQKSGADALLLNAPVASDSGFGKDNVRFALVEHDKPIPELSMGSKVSLAETIVSFCMSRLTQNRVEG; this comes from the coding sequence ATGGATTTAGCTGGAAAGAAAATTCTACTTGGTGTTTCTGGCGGGATTGCCGCCTACAAGTCCTGCGAACTTTTGCGACTGTTGCAAAAGAAGGGGGCCGAGGTGCGCGTCTGCATGACGGAGGCTGCAACTCAGTTTGTGGCGCCCCTGACGTTTGCTAGCCTTTCCAAGTGTCCCGTGTATTTGAAGAACGGGGCGGTGGAGGCTCGTCCTTTCCAGCATATTGATTTCCCCCGATGGGCCGACATCTACCTGGTGGTCCCCGCCACGGCCAATGTAATCGGTAAGTTCGCCTACGGCATTGCCGATGATCCTGTAAGCCTTTGCTTTATGAGTTGCACTTGCGAACGTTTTGTGGCGCCTGCCATGAATGTGGCTATGTATAATTCGCCGGCGGTCAAGCGCAATTTGGAAACACTTCGTCATTTTGAAAATACCTGTGTGCTGGAAAGTCCCGCTGGCTTTTTGGCCTGCGGCGAAGTGGGGCAGGGAAGGCTTCTGGAACCCGCGCAGATTGCGGATTTTTTGGAGGCGAGAGAGGAACGTCGAACGGAGTGCGAAAAGTCTGTGGCCCAACCGCAGGTTTCTGACGCTCAGAAGTTCCTTGAGGAGTCTGCTAAACTTGACTTACCTGGTGCCTGTAACCTGTCGCCTGAAGCCTCGACTCGCCGAGTTCTGATTACTGCCGGTCGAACCGAAGAAGCTATCGATCCGGTCCGTTATATTTCTAATCGCAGCAGCGGAAAGACTGCTGTCGCCTTGTCTGCGGTGTTCCTGGCAAATGGTTTTGACGTAGAAGTGGTGGCCGGTCCCATGGAAGCTGAATTCCCCGGTGGCGTCAAGGTGACCCGAGTCAAGAGCGCTTGTGAAATGCATGACGCGGTTCTTGCCCGCCAGCCCCACGTAGATGCCCTTGTCCATTGTGCGGCCGTGGCTGATTACCGCCCTGCCAATCCGGCTAACGAAAAAATCAAGGATAGCCGCAGTCAGCTGGTTATCGAACTGGTTCCCAATCCCAACATCTTGCGGGACTGTTCCGCTGCCCGAAAGCAGGGACAGGTGATTGTCGGTTTCGCCCTGGAAACAGATCATTTCAAGGAACATGCTGCCGAAAAATTCCAGAAGTCCGGAGCCGATGCTCTCCTCCTGAATGCGCCTGTGGCTTCGGATAGCGGCTTCGGAAAGGATAACGTGCGCTTTGCCCTGGTGGAGCACGACAAGCCTATTCCGGAACTTTCCATGGGCAGCAAGGTTTCCCTGGCAGAGACCATCGTCAGTTTCTGTATGTCCCGTCTGACCCAAAATCGAGTTGAGGGGTAA
- the dnaB gene encoding replicative DNA helicase — MSEFDNEQNFPEPEFDQGYSEPNYSEPEYTPKKRGSDSGKFEGRQVPMDLDAERCLLGSILRDPEVMGEAIMIIKDEGYFYLEKHQLIWTALCTLNRNVTPIDLVTLASELETMGKLSLVGGREYLFDLMESVASSANASWHMELLRKKASLRKLIDMSSTIIRNAMDPAAAPDEVLQDAERDMFAIADDQVRDSLKPINQFMTPLLERLNNRKDGITGIRTGITELDELTNGLQKSDLIILAARPGVGKTSFAMTIAANAAIKFNQNVAFFSLEMDGVQLAQRLLSSQAGIDQSRLRNGHLTNDEKRQLIAAVTPISQAPLYVDDNADLGIMELMSKARQLKRKNKLDLLIIDYLQLMKTGKEENRAVAIGAISRGLKILAKEMQVPVIALAQLSRKVEEKGRERPQLSDLRESGSIEQDADMVWFVERKFVQTHKEEDRNQAELIVAKHRNGSVKDIRMTFIPEYTTFYDAAPDDMGEGGDGGAYVYDDGGDMGGGAPDFADF; from the coding sequence ATGTCAGAATTTGATAACGAACAGAACTTCCCTGAGCCGGAATTCGATCAGGGCTATTCGGAACCGAACTACAGCGAACCGGAATATACGCCGAAGAAGCGTGGCTCCGATTCTGGAAAGTTTGAAGGCCGTCAGGTCCCTATGGACCTGGATGCGGAACGTTGCCTGCTGGGCAGCATCTTGCGCGATCCTGAAGTGATGGGCGAAGCCATCATGATTATTAAAGATGAAGGGTACTTCTACCTGGAAAAACATCAGCTGATATGGACCGCCTTGTGTACGTTAAATCGTAACGTTACCCCTATTGACCTGGTGACCTTGGCTTCTGAACTGGAAACCATGGGCAAGCTGTCTTTGGTGGGCGGTCGTGAGTATCTGTTCGATTTGATGGAATCGGTGGCGTCTTCGGCAAACGCTTCCTGGCATATGGAGCTGCTCCGCAAGAAGGCTTCTTTGCGTAAACTCATCGATATGAGTTCCACCATTATCAGGAATGCCATGGATCCGGCTGCCGCTCCCGACGAGGTGCTGCAAGATGCCGAACGCGATATGTTTGCCATCGCCGATGACCAGGTCCGCGATTCCCTGAAGCCTATTAACCAGTTCATGACGCCTCTCCTGGAACGTCTGAATAACCGTAAGGATGGCATTACCGGCATTCGAACCGGCATTACCGAACTGGATGAACTGACCAACGGTCTACAGAAGTCCGACTTGATTATTCTGGCAGCCCGTCCTGGTGTGGGTAAGACCTCTTTCGCCATGACCATTGCCGCAAACGCCGCCATCAAGTTCAATCAGAACGTGGCCTTCTTCAGCCTAGAAATGGATGGTGTGCAGTTGGCTCAGCGTCTACTGAGCTCCCAGGCTGGCATCGACCAGAGCCGCCTTCGTAACGGCCACTTGACCAACGACGAAAAGCGCCAGCTTATTGCCGCTGTGACTCCCATTAGCCAGGCTCCTTTGTACGTGGACGACAATGCTGACCTTGGCATTATGGAACTGATGAGTAAGGCCCGCCAGCTCAAGCGCAAGAACAAGCTGGATCTCTTGATTATCGACTACTTGCAGTTGATGAAGACCGGCAAGGAAGAAAACCGTGCCGTGGCTATCGGCGCCATTTCCCGTGGTCTTAAAATCCTGGCCAAGGAAATGCAGGTGCCCGTGATTGCTTTGGCCCAGCTCTCCCGTAAGGTGGAAGAAAAGGGTCGCGAACGTCCTCAGCTTTCTGACCTTCGTGAATCAGGTTCTATCGAACAGGATGCCGACATGGTGTGGTTCGTGGAACGTAAGTTCGTGCAGACCCATAAGGAAGAAGACCGCAATCAGGCGGAACTAATTGTGGCCAAGCATCGTAACGGTTCCGTTAAGGATATCAGGATGACTTTCATTCCCGAATATACCACCTTCTACGATGCCGCACCCGATGATATGGGTGAAGGTGGTGATGGTGGAGCCTACGTCTATGATGATGGTGGCGATATGGGGGGCGGCGCTCCCGACTTTGCGGACTTTTAA
- a CDS encoding tol-pal system YbgF family protein, whose translation MRKIFAILSFIAAASQAADFERSNWRTQLYVQGEPAFLNFKGENGILDEGIDAEVMTVPISAGALWSPLITPFWKADIPFTIWLGVEVNSIQFGTIEDSPEYTVPDEVNGGKRKGEQNDRELSFMTYAPSFLAGFSVNLVGDLDLRVLGGFGFHFFSFYDDYLGNTETHTEILNTAFVSGALEYRITEVFKDVDLKIGLNVRKEFMPYEDITARTKDASASPSPYSDLTMTKVEYKWPVRVGLEISLDFGRESRRDRQMRFKLHDRDDVLRQNSEVKDTLSDWDCMAIERDYRFYLDDDGNLPDMSEAFTRTQFTDVLESYLAFCHPADLATKEQLYATMDSSKVELKEYQVRQEDGRFDQVMASNDPEMLQMFIEYYPDSPRRAEVEAKLRSLSEYDKFRVIQAQNTFKAFLAYLNDNPNGAFRDEAETGIFELVKAGNRVKDYEIYLKRFPDGRYVNEAKEAIKRASGESSVIEYQTGETYDTTPEAEPEQEVVEQEEEEEPAPSKSKKSGKKDKKDKKAKKDKKASKKAKGKKKK comes from the coding sequence ATGCGTAAAATATTTGCAATTTTGTCTTTTATCGCTGCCGCCTCACAGGCCGCAGACTTTGAACGTTCCAACTGGCGTACCCAGCTCTATGTGCAGGGTGAGCCCGCTTTCCTGAACTTTAAGGGTGAAAACGGCATCCTAGACGAAGGTATCGATGCTGAAGTCATGACAGTGCCCATCTCTGCCGGTGCACTCTGGTCTCCCCTCATCACCCCCTTCTGGAAGGCAGACATTCCCTTTACTATCTGGCTGGGTGTGGAAGTCAACTCCATCCAGTTCGGTACCATCGAAGATAGTCCCGAATACACCGTTCCCGATGAAGTGAATGGTGGCAAGCGCAAGGGCGAACAGAACGACCGCGAACTGTCTTTCATGACTTACGCTCCGTCCTTCCTCGCCGGTTTCTCCGTAAACCTGGTCGGCGACCTGGACCTCCGCGTTCTCGGCGGCTTCGGCTTCCACTTCTTCTCGTTCTATGACGACTATCTGGGCAACACCGAAACCCACACCGAAATTCTCAATACGGCCTTTGTCTCTGGCGCTTTGGAATACCGCATCACCGAAGTGTTCAAGGACGTGGACCTGAAGATCGGCCTGAATGTCCGCAAGGAATTCATGCCCTACGAAGACATTACAGCCCGTACCAAGGATGCAAGTGCAAGTCCGTCTCCCTACTCCGACCTGACCATGACCAAGGTTGAGTACAAATGGCCTGTACGCGTCGGCCTGGAAATTTCTCTGGACTTCGGCCGCGAAAGCCGCCGTGACCGCCAGATGCGCTTCAAGCTCCATGACCGCGACGACGTACTCCGTCAGAACAGCGAAGTCAAGGACACCCTGTCTGACTGGGACTGCATGGCCATTGAACGCGACTACCGCTTCTACCTCGACGATGACGGCAACCTGCCCGACATGAGCGAAGCATTTACTCGTACTCAATTCACCGACGTGCTCGAAAGCTACCTGGCCTTCTGCCACCCTGCAGACCTGGCCACCAAGGAACAGCTCTACGCCACCATGGACTCCAGCAAGGTTGAACTTAAGGAATACCAGGTACGCCAGGAAGACGGCCGTTTCGATCAGGTCATGGCTAGCAACGACCCCGAAATGCTGCAGATGTTCATCGAATACTATCCGGACTCTCCGCGCCGTGCAGAAGTTGAAGCCAAGCTTCGCTCTCTCAGCGAATACGACAAGTTCCGCGTCATCCAGGCACAGAACACCTTCAAGGCATTCCTCGCCTACTTGAATGACAATCCCAACGGAGCCTTCCGCGACGAAGCCGAAACCGGAATCTTCGAACTGGTTAAGGCAGGCAACCGCGTCAAGGACTACGAAATCTACCTGAAGCGTTTCCCCGACGGCAGATACGTCAACGAAGCAAAGGAAGCCATCAAGAGAGCTTCTGGCGAATCTTCTGTGATCGAATACCAGACTGGCGAAACCTACGACACCACACCTGAGGCCGAACCGGAACAGGAGGTTGTCGAACAGGAAGAAGAAGAAGAACCGGCACCGTCCAAGTCCAAGAAGAGTGGCAAGAAGGACAAGAAGGATAAGAAAGCCAAGAAAGACAAGAAAGCTTCCAAGAAAGCCAAGGGCAAGAAAAAGAAGTAA
- a CDS encoding ABC transporter ATP-binding protein, translated as MPNVKIDPNDIAIRLKGLKKSFGPQDVLCDVNLDIRRGETMVIIGKSGGGKSVILKHMIGLLQPDGGEVTVDGVTISTPKFFDTHTIRRKMGMLFQMGALFDSMDTGENIAFALREHHPELSEKQIQDVVTEKLQMINLVPEFRTKMPSELSGGMRKRVALARAIALNPEILLYDEPTTGLDPITSDVINDLILDMQSKLGVTSVVVTHDMVSAFKVADRIAMLYNGRIIEVGTVDEIKNTSNPYVHQFITGQRKISVEEDHQG; from the coding sequence ATGCCCAATGTGAAGATTGACCCGAACGATATCGCTATCCGCCTGAAGGGCCTTAAGAAGTCCTTCGGACCTCAGGACGTGCTTTGCGATGTGAACCTGGATATCCGCCGTGGCGAGACCATGGTGATCATCGGTAAGTCCGGTGGTGGTAAGTCTGTGATTCTGAAGCACATGATCGGTCTGTTGCAGCCCGATGGTGGTGAAGTGACTGTGGACGGTGTGACTATCAGTACGCCTAAATTTTTTGATACCCATACCATTCGTCGCAAGATGGGCATGCTGTTCCAGATGGGCGCCTTGTTCGACTCCATGGATACCGGTGAGAACATTGCCTTCGCTCTTCGCGAACATCATCCGGAACTGTCTGAAAAACAGATTCAGGATGTGGTGACCGAAAAACTTCAGATGATCAACCTGGTACCGGAATTCCGAACCAAGATGCCTTCTGAACTTTCTGGCGGTATGCGCAAGCGTGTTGCCCTGGCCCGCGCCATTGCCCTGAATCCCGAAATCTTGCTGTACGATGAACCCACAACCGGTCTGGACCCCATTACCAGCGACGTGATTAACGACCTGATCCTGGATATGCAGAGCAAGCTTGGTGTGACCTCCGTGGTGGTGACCCATGACATGGTGAGCGCCTTCAAGGTGGCTGACCGAATCGCCATGCTTTACAATGGACGTATCATTGAAGTGGGTACGGTAGACGAAATAAAGAACACCAGTAACCCATATGTGCACCAATTTATTACGGGACAGCGTAAAATCTCTGTAGAAGAGGATCATCAGGGGTAA
- a CDS encoding DedA family protein has translation MIYNLIIDWYNAHLNYGTITLLMAVESSFIPFPSELVVPPAAYKALQPDSGLNIVLIVLFASIGAMIGAFINYYLAKFLGRPIIYKFADSRLGHFLLLDVQKVQKAEDYFREHGVISTFVGRLITVIRQLISIPAGIAGMKVLPFAIFTFLGATIWNCVLAFLGYLAHGQKDIIEKYNSELGIALLAFGVLFIGYMVWNAVKPNKKKGDNKQD, from the coding sequence ATGATTTACAACTTGATTATCGACTGGTACAACGCCCACCTGAACTACGGCACAATCACCCTCCTCATGGCCGTAGAAAGTTCTTTCATCCCGTTCCCGTCTGAATTGGTAGTTCCCCCTGCAGCCTATAAGGCTCTCCAGCCCGATTCCGGTCTGAACATCGTACTGATCGTGCTCTTCGCAAGCATCGGCGCCATGATCGGCGCATTCATCAACTATTATCTGGCAAAGTTCCTGGGTCGTCCCATTATCTACAAATTCGCAGACAGCCGCCTGGGCCACTTCCTGCTTCTGGACGTTCAGAAGGTTCAGAAAGCCGAAGATTATTTCCGTGAACACGGCGTCATTTCCACTTTTGTCGGCCGTCTCATCACCGTGATCCGTCAGCTGATTTCCATTCCCGCAGGCATCGCCGGCATGAAGGTTCTGCCCTTCGCCATTTTCACATTCCTGGGCGCAACCATCTGGAACTGCGTGCTGGCCTTCCTTGGCTACTTGGCTCACGGTCAGAAGGATATCATCGAAAAGTACAACTCCGAGTTGGGAATTGCACTTCTCGCCTTTGGCGTTCTATTTATCGGTTATATGGTCTGGAACGCTGTCAAGCCCAACAAGAAAAAGGGCGACAACAAGCAGGACTAG